Proteins from a genomic interval of Amycolatopsis sp. cg13:
- a CDS encoding DUF6801 domain-containing protein, protein MPALRRLTARRTTFTALAILAALSIGTGGLTGISSAATDTTPPAAPPSPGEQQASADVALDCPFAAPAGPQRITLKTTATLPATATVGSAVKFRSLTASFTLPRAVATQLAPAPATSLRGGLTLDLTAHQGDKSTAIPAPFTIAPTPLPENGDVQFTATADLPDQAITAPGEVTFDVGAPAIALKPASEATTEATPVRCTLAPDQKTTLASILVAPAPAKPSTGNPNTPPPGAPRNEAAPQDSGGFTIVTPLNLVQIVANSSIYRVGATVTSKPTGLLNGVWTIVLDDNGIQHDPSTITGSVGFKPVTATFLGFGFVPVSATVEFLPADYHHAKLIELNAQLSAPPGETILTTHVKVMARMSNATVNGVPLDLGPDCVSASPISLNLFGPYNALQGGTVGTDPNAPDPDYRGFTLPPFVHCGVAEPLNPLLTGIASTTTNINQAKVVAVNFGECTKPNHPQCPPPPTPPGSTPKPNTTPNTGRTPNTGTETTPPTPDSRTNHPVTAGSPSPRPN, encoded by the coding sequence ATGCCAGCACTCCGCAGACTGACTGCCCGCCGCACGACCTTCACCGCGCTGGCGATCCTCGCCGCCCTCTCGATCGGAACCGGCGGCCTCACCGGCATCAGCTCCGCCGCGACCGACACGACACCCCCGGCCGCCCCACCGTCGCCCGGCGAACAACAAGCATCCGCGGACGTCGCCCTCGACTGCCCGTTCGCCGCCCCCGCCGGCCCTCAGCGGATCACTCTCAAGACGACCGCCACCCTGCCCGCGACGGCGACTGTCGGCTCCGCGGTCAAATTCCGTTCCCTGACCGCGTCGTTCACGCTTCCTCGCGCCGTCGCGACCCAGTTGGCACCGGCCCCCGCCACCAGCCTCCGCGGCGGCTTGACCCTGGACCTGACCGCGCATCAAGGCGACAAAAGCACCGCGATCCCCGCGCCGTTCACAATCGCGCCGACGCCGTTGCCAGAAAACGGCGACGTCCAGTTCACCGCGACCGCAGACTTGCCGGACCAGGCGATCACCGCCCCCGGCGAAGTCACCTTCGACGTCGGTGCCCCGGCCATCGCCCTGAAACCGGCGAGCGAAGCCACCACCGAGGCTACGCCAGTCCGGTGCACTCTGGCCCCGGACCAGAAGACCACGCTGGCCTCGATCCTCGTCGCCCCAGCTCCCGCCAAACCAAGCACCGGCAACCCGAACACCCCGCCGCCCGGCGCGCCGCGCAACGAAGCTGCCCCGCAAGACAGCGGCGGATTCACCATCGTGACGCCGCTGAACCTGGTGCAAATCGTCGCCAATTCGTCGATCTACCGGGTGGGCGCGACCGTCACCAGCAAACCGACCGGCCTGCTCAACGGAGTCTGGACGATTGTGCTGGACGACAACGGCATCCAGCACGATCCGAGCACGATCACGGGGTCCGTCGGCTTCAAGCCGGTCACGGCGACCTTCTTGGGTTTCGGCTTCGTGCCGGTGAGCGCCACGGTCGAGTTTCTCCCCGCCGACTACCACCACGCCAAGCTGATCGAGCTCAACGCGCAGCTCAGCGCACCGCCCGGCGAGACCATCCTGACCACTCACGTCAAGGTCATGGCCAGGATGAGCAACGCGACGGTCAACGGCGTCCCCCTTGACCTCGGCCCGGACTGCGTCTCTGCCTCGCCGATTTCCCTCAACCTTTTCGGCCCGTACAACGCACTGCAAGGCGGCACCGTCGGCACCGACCCGAACGCGCCGGACCCCGACTACCGCGGTTTCACGTTGCCCCCGTTCGTCCACTGCGGCGTCGCCGAACCGCTCAACCCCCTGCTGACCGGCATTGCCTCCACCACGACGAACATCAACCAGGCCAAGGTCGTCGCCGTCAACTTCGGCGAATGCACCAAGCCGAACCACCCCCAGTGCCCGCCGCCCCCGACCCCGCCGGGCTCGACCCCCAAACCGAACACCACGCCCAACACCGGACGGACACCCAACACCGGGACAGAGACAACCCCGCCGACCCCTGACTCCAGAACGAACCATCCCGTCACGGCCGGCTCCCCGTCTCCCCGCCCGAACTGA
- a CDS encoding MCE family protein: MKARRLFLVLAVSTLAGCAAPSGFHGVYDLPLPGGADLGAHPYEITVQFADVLDLVPQAAVKVDDVPVGRVQSIRLGSDGWTAETVLAVNGDVHLPANAVARLRQSSLLGEKFVELAAPVTSPSGQLGDKAVIPVSRTNRNPEFEEIFGALSLLLNGGGIGQLQTINRELTKAMDGNEEEIRSFLAGVNQLMTNLDAHRRDITAALDGLNHLSATLADRNSQIADALTDLTPGLKTLTDQRPQLVTMLQSLDQLSTVATDVTNKSRDDLAADLRALAPILRRLADAGQNLPKALEILPSFPFTDPVLDAIKGDYVNVYASMVPGSGVALPPPGQGVPPGLPTLSAGGR; the protein is encoded by the coding sequence ATGAAGGCACGACGGCTTTTCCTCGTACTGGCAGTGAGCACGCTCGCCGGCTGTGCGGCACCCAGCGGTTTCCACGGCGTCTACGACCTCCCGCTGCCCGGCGGCGCGGACCTCGGCGCGCATCCGTACGAGATCACCGTCCAGTTCGCCGATGTCCTGGACCTGGTCCCGCAGGCCGCGGTGAAGGTGGACGACGTCCCCGTCGGCCGCGTCCAATCGATCCGGCTGGGCTCCGACGGCTGGACCGCCGAAACCGTCCTGGCCGTCAACGGCGACGTCCACCTGCCCGCGAATGCCGTCGCCCGCCTGCGGCAATCGTCACTGCTGGGCGAGAAATTCGTCGAACTGGCCGCGCCGGTCACTTCGCCGTCCGGCCAGTTGGGCGACAAGGCCGTCATCCCGGTGTCGCGAACCAACCGGAACCCGGAGTTCGAGGAGATCTTCGGCGCGCTGTCGCTGCTGCTCAACGGCGGCGGAATCGGTCAGCTGCAGACGATCAACCGCGAACTGACGAAAGCCATGGACGGCAACGAGGAGGAGATCCGCAGCTTCCTCGCCGGAGTCAACCAGCTGATGACGAACCTCGACGCCCACCGCCGCGACATCACCGCCGCACTGGACGGCTTGAATCATCTCTCCGCGACGCTGGCCGACCGAAACTCCCAAATCGCCGACGCCCTCACCGACCTGACGCCCGGGTTGAAGACCCTCACCGACCAGCGCCCGCAACTGGTGACGATGCTGCAATCGCTGGACCAACTGTCCACAGTGGCCACCGATGTCACGAACAAGAGCCGAGACGACCTCGCCGCCGACCTGCGCGCACTCGCCCCCATCCTGCGCCGTCTGGCCGATGCCGGGCAAAACCTGCCGAAGGCGTTGGAAATCCTGCCCTCGTTCCCGTTCACCGACCCCGTGCTGGACGCGATCAAGGGCGACTACGTGAACGTCTACGCCTCGATGGTCCCCGGCTCCGGCGTGGCGCTGCCGCCACCTGGCCAAGGCGTCCCACCAGGTCTCCCGACCCTTTCGGCTGGGGGCCGCTGA
- a CDS encoding RCC1 domain-containing protein, translating into MATGYRRWSRAAALVAAVVALGTGEVTAAAASEPQLTAANGVYAWGVTNAILRTPATVSSGVSAVSAGGLVALALKNGGVIAWGDNNFGETEVPADLASGTSQIAAGWTHGLGLKGGKVYAWGNDWYGQTDLPPTVSSGVTAISTSSVHSLALLQNGQVVSWGSRSDVPDFAQSGVAAISAGGDHNLVLKNGSVLAWGNNTYGQATVPAAAQSGVTAISTGFEHSLALKNGGVLAWGRDNVGQTDVPPAATSGVVAIDAGWNHSFAFKADGSVVGWGNNTYGQATVPRPPICGPVVSGSAGDEFSLVVTDRSIPCH; encoded by the coding sequence ATGGCGACCGGATACAGACGGTGGAGCAGGGCCGCGGCACTCGTTGCCGCGGTCGTCGCGCTCGGGACAGGCGAGGTGACCGCGGCTGCCGCGAGTGAACCGCAGTTGACGGCGGCGAACGGTGTCTACGCATGGGGGGTGACGAACGCGATTCTCCGGACGCCGGCGACAGTCTCGTCCGGCGTGTCCGCGGTGTCGGCTGGGGGACTGGTCGCGCTGGCACTTAAGAACGGTGGCGTGATCGCCTGGGGGGACAACAACTTCGGCGAGACCGAGGTGCCCGCGGACCTCGCGTCCGGGACGAGTCAGATCGCCGCCGGCTGGACGCACGGGCTCGGCCTCAAGGGCGGCAAGGTGTATGCGTGGGGGAACGACTGGTACGGCCAGACTGATCTTCCGCCAACGGTGTCCAGCGGCGTGACGGCGATTTCCACCAGTTCGGTGCACAGCCTCGCGTTGCTGCAGAACGGCCAGGTCGTGAGCTGGGGCAGCCGGTCGGATGTGCCGGACTTCGCGCAGTCGGGCGTCGCCGCGATCTCGGCGGGCGGGGACCACAACCTCGTGCTGAAGAACGGCAGCGTACTGGCGTGGGGCAACAACACCTACGGCCAGGCAACGGTTCCGGCGGCGGCACAATCCGGGGTGACGGCGATCTCGACCGGGTTCGAGCACAGTCTCGCGCTCAAGAACGGCGGCGTGCTTGCTTGGGGGCGCGACAACGTCGGCCAGACTGACGTGCCGCCGGCGGCGACGAGCGGGGTGGTCGCGATCGACGCGGGATGGAACCACAGTTTCGCGTTCAAGGCGGACGGGTCCGTCGTCGGCTGGGGCAACAACACCTACGGCCAGGCGACCGTGCCTCGGCCGCCGATCTGCGGGCCGGTCGTCAGCGGGTCCGCGGGCGACGAGTTCAGCCTGGTGGTGACGGACCGTTCGATTCCCTGCCACTGA
- a CDS encoding DUF6801 domain-containing protein: MPRLSKLSTGVMTGVAVGAIAILTAGTASAATATYQAGPATYSCTFPAIPAQNVSVTAQFNGPDTIPVNGTTTPTNVSGTATITALVHALLTAAGYDGIRGTADVPITVDNGSLSPSDASGLQIPEQIYPAGGAITVNIAQTSTSSIPTYTAPASPGTVTFGLDTALSAQLEFHKASDGSWTPWTMQCTAASGTSFSPSGTIS; the protein is encoded by the coding sequence ATGCCCCGGCTCAGCAAACTGTCCACCGGCGTGATGACCGGCGTCGCCGTAGGCGCGATCGCGATCCTGACCGCGGGCACGGCCTCGGCCGCCACCGCGACCTACCAGGCCGGCCCCGCGACCTACAGCTGCACGTTCCCGGCCATCCCGGCGCAGAACGTGTCGGTCACCGCGCAGTTCAACGGCCCGGACACGATCCCCGTGAACGGCACCACGACCCCGACCAACGTTTCCGGCACCGCGACCATCACCGCACTGGTCCACGCGCTGCTCACGGCTGCGGGCTACGACGGAATCCGCGGCACCGCCGACGTCCCGATCACCGTCGACAACGGTTCGCTCTCCCCGTCGGACGCCTCCGGCCTGCAGATCCCGGAACAGATCTACCCGGCGGGCGGCGCGATCACGGTGAACATCGCGCAGACGTCGACGTCGTCGATCCCGACCTACACCGCGCCCGCCAGCCCCGGCACGGTGACGTTCGGCCTCGACACGGCGCTGTCGGCGCAACTCGAGTTCCACAAGGCGTCCGACGGCAGCTGGACTCCTTGGACCATGCAGTGCACCGCCGCGTCGGGCACCAGCTTCAGCCCGTCGGGCACCATCTCCTGA
- a CDS encoding MCE family protein, with product MTARTYRFVVFLLVMALVICGVMWWVFSGSGRYRVTAYFSRAVGVYSGSDVRVLGVKVGEVTAVLPQGEQVRVDLSVDPHIPVAADTTALVIAPSVVADRYVQLGKLARNGPRLADGAVIGTDRTGTPVELDQLYSSLDTLSKALGPNGANSNGALSDLLRTGAANLDGNGKALNTSVRDFARLARTLAGNSSDLFGTVDELQKFTTMLATNDHQVADVNQQLAKVSDTLAANRFELSDALRSLASALASVQGFIRDNRAAIKSNVDKLAKTTQILVDQRASLAEALDVAPLAAQNVLNAVDPATGRLQGRSNLLEYLPLPATDVAVTGGGR from the coding sequence ATGACCGCGCGCACCTACCGTTTCGTCGTCTTCCTGCTGGTGATGGCCTTGGTGATCTGCGGCGTCATGTGGTGGGTGTTCTCCGGATCCGGCCGATACCGCGTCACGGCGTACTTTTCGCGAGCCGTCGGTGTCTACAGCGGATCCGACGTCCGGGTGCTCGGGGTGAAGGTCGGCGAGGTCACCGCGGTGCTGCCGCAAGGCGAGCAGGTCCGTGTCGACTTATCGGTAGATCCGCACATCCCAGTCGCCGCTGACACCACGGCGCTGGTCATCGCGCCGAGCGTAGTCGCGGACCGCTACGTCCAACTGGGCAAACTCGCCCGGAACGGCCCGCGCCTGGCCGACGGCGCGGTGATCGGCACCGACCGCACGGGCACGCCAGTGGAGCTGGACCAGCTGTACTCGAGCCTGGACACGCTGAGCAAAGCACTCGGCCCGAACGGCGCGAACTCCAACGGCGCGTTGTCGGATCTCCTGCGAACGGGCGCGGCGAACCTGGACGGCAACGGCAAGGCGTTGAACACCTCCGTCCGCGACTTCGCCCGCCTCGCGCGCACGCTGGCGGGCAACTCCTCGGACCTGTTCGGCACGGTCGACGAGCTGCAGAAGTTCACCACCATGCTCGCCACGAACGACCACCAGGTCGCGGACGTGAACCAGCAGCTGGCCAAGGTGTCCGACACCCTCGCCGCGAACCGCTTTGAGCTCTCTGACGCGCTGCGCTCGCTAGCCAGCGCGCTCGCGTCCGTCCAGGGCTTCATCCGGGACAACCGGGCTGCGATAAAGTCCAATGTAGACAAACTGGCCAAGACGACGCAGATCCTGGTCGACCAGCGCGCCTCGCTGGCCGAGGCGCTGGACGTCGCCCCGCTGGCCGCCCAGAACGTGCTGAACGCGGTCGATCCGGCCACCGGACGGCTGCAGGGCCGCTCGAATCTGCTTGAGTACCTGCCGCTGCCGGCAACGGACGTGGCCGTGACGGGAGGCGGCCGATGA
- a CDS encoding MlaD family protein, with amino-acid sequence MLTRRIRVQVIAFVIVALAATSFVGAKYAGIARLLGAGTYTVRLELSEGGGIFTNGEVTYRGVAVGRIGHLRLTDHGMEADLLLDTSAPPIPSRSRAIVANRSAVGEQYVDLQPSTDQGPFLEDGSVIPRSATALPLPVQTFLSDVDSLTASVPTEDLRTVVNELDNALQGSGPDLQLLMDTARSFTNSASTHLPSTVKLIDDGSTVLKTQAASSTAWRDFSRNARLFASQLASSDGDLRKLIATVPPAATQVTGLLRDTSPGLPILMANLLTTADVFSARTDGLEQLLVTLPKTVAATSSAITPDGGKLSLALTFFDPPPCRKGYESTKYRSSAELPVLPFNTSAACTLPAGDPSSVRGSQNAPHAGVPEPAKPGGLAGVAGGLPTSTDLEEMLWLRRGN; translated from the coding sequence ATGCTCACCAGACGGATCCGGGTCCAGGTCATCGCCTTCGTGATAGTCGCGCTGGCGGCGACTTCCTTCGTCGGCGCGAAATACGCCGGAATCGCACGCCTTCTCGGTGCCGGCACCTACACCGTCCGCCTGGAGCTTTCGGAAGGCGGCGGCATCTTCACCAACGGCGAGGTCACCTACCGAGGCGTCGCCGTCGGCCGGATCGGCCACCTGCGCCTGACCGACCACGGTATGGAAGCGGACCTGCTGCTGGACACCTCCGCCCCGCCGATCCCGTCACGCTCCCGCGCAATCGTCGCGAACCGTTCTGCGGTCGGAGAGCAATACGTCGACCTGCAACCTTCCACGGACCAGGGGCCTTTTCTGGAGGACGGCAGCGTAATCCCCCGCAGCGCCACCGCCCTGCCGCTTCCCGTGCAGACTTTCCTGTCCGATGTGGACTCACTGACCGCTTCGGTCCCGACAGAAGACCTGCGCACGGTCGTGAACGAACTCGACAACGCATTACAAGGCAGCGGCCCAGATCTGCAACTGCTGATGGACACCGCGAGATCCTTCACGAACTCCGCCTCCACCCACCTGCCCTCGACAGTAAAACTCATCGACGACGGCTCGACGGTCCTGAAAACCCAAGCCGCCTCCTCGACCGCGTGGCGAGACTTCAGCCGAAACGCCCGCCTGTTCGCCTCGCAGCTAGCGTCCTCCGACGGCGACCTGCGGAAACTGATCGCCACCGTCCCGCCAGCCGCTACCCAGGTGACGGGCTTGCTGCGGGACACCAGCCCCGGCCTGCCCATCCTGATGGCAAACCTGCTCACGACGGCCGACGTCTTCAGCGCCCGAACCGACGGTCTTGAGCAACTGCTGGTGACCCTGCCGAAAACCGTGGCCGCGACGTCGTCGGCCATCACCCCCGACGGCGGGAAGCTGTCGCTGGCCTTGACGTTCTTCGACCCGCCGCCGTGCCGGAAGGGTTACGAGAGCACGAAGTACCGCAGCAGCGCGGAACTGCCGGTGCTCCCGTTCAACACGTCCGCCGCCTGCACCCTGCCCGCCGGGGATCCGTCGTCAGTGCGCGGTTCGCAGAACGCCCCGCATGCCGGGGTGCCGGAACCGGCCAAGCCCGGCGGTCTCGCCGGGGTGGCTGGCGGGCTTCCGACGTCGACCGATCTGGAGGAGATGCTGTGGCTACGCCGGGGAAACTGA